A single window of Microbispora hainanensis DNA harbors:
- a CDS encoding M14 family zinc carboxypeptidase — MSSGGTSPSTASVPGKRSALGKRVLTLALGVGFLGGLGIPAAGADVAATADSQAVVQQQAPSLPSGRTTYRTIDDYNNEMLALSARHPGLVKHITLPHKTRQGREVYGIEVTHDVEAADGKPVLLMMGVHHGNEWPSGEHTLEFAYDLIGNDGKDPRITRLLDTARVIFVPVVNVDGFVINRRTSCGVSPTCASNAGVDINRNYPFGWGSNAGSNNTNRGPGPGSEPEVQNIMDLTTSNQVTVLITNHTSGHTVLRPPLEKRAGDAPDEAVYAALTDAITAENGYTGMKSGFDYETTGETPDWSYYATRGLGFTFEIMKTQSTNNTYSEVIEDYTGTGRYEGKSNREAFMVALEYAADPAGHSVITGKAPKGAVLKITKDFDLWTAPIVQANNVLDAPQRVPTHLESTLVAPTNGKFAWHVNPSVRPAPAYTESGVVATGPGRFIKESWTLTCARPSGEILETVHVTVDRGEQADVRLQECKKRFNGNGPKN; from the coding sequence ATGTCTTCAGGAGGCACGTCCCCCTCCACTGCCTCTGTCCCCGGAAAGCGTTCCGCCCTCGGGAAACGCGTTCTCACGCTGGCGCTTGGCGTCGGTTTTCTGGGCGGTCTCGGAATTCCGGCCGCCGGTGCCGATGTCGCCGCCACCGCGGATTCCCAGGCGGTCGTCCAGCAGCAGGCGCCGAGCCTGCCGAGCGGACGGACGACCTACCGGACGATCGACGACTACAACAACGAGATGCTGGCGCTGAGCGCCCGGCACCCCGGCCTCGTCAAGCACATCACGCTGCCGCACAAGACCCGCCAGGGCCGGGAGGTGTACGGCATCGAGGTCACCCACGACGTCGAGGCCGCCGACGGCAAGCCGGTCCTGCTGATGATGGGCGTCCACCACGGCAACGAATGGCCGTCCGGCGAGCACACGCTGGAGTTCGCCTACGACCTCATCGGCAACGACGGCAAGGACCCCCGGATCACCCGCCTGCTCGACACGGCGCGGGTCATCTTCGTCCCGGTCGTCAACGTCGACGGGTTCGTCATCAACCGGCGTACGAGCTGCGGGGTGTCCCCGACGTGCGCGAGCAACGCCGGGGTCGACATCAACCGCAACTACCCGTTCGGCTGGGGCAGCAACGCCGGGTCCAACAACACCAACCGCGGCCCCGGGCCCGGCTCCGAGCCCGAAGTGCAGAACATCATGGACCTGACCACGAGCAACCAGGTCACGGTCCTGATCACGAATCACACCTCCGGTCACACCGTCCTCCGTCCGCCGCTGGAGAAGCGCGCGGGCGACGCCCCGGACGAGGCCGTCTACGCCGCGCTCACCGACGCGATCACGGCCGAGAACGGCTACACGGGCATGAAGTCGGGCTTCGACTACGAGACGACCGGTGAGACCCCCGACTGGTCCTACTACGCGACCCGCGGCCTCGGGTTCACCTTCGAGATCATGAAGACCCAGTCGACCAACAACACCTACTCCGAGGTGATCGAGGACTACACGGGCACCGGCCGCTACGAGGGCAAGTCGAACCGCGAGGCGTTCATGGTGGCCCTGGAGTACGCGGCCGACCCGGCCGGGCACTCGGTCATCACCGGCAAGGCGCCGAAGGGTGCGGTCCTGAAGATCACCAAGGACTTCGACCTGTGGACCGCCCCGATCGTCCAGGCGAACAACGTCCTCGACGCGCCCCAGAGGGTGCCCACCCACCTGGAGTCGACGCTGGTCGCCCCCACCAACGGCAAGTTCGCCTGGCACGTCAACCCGTCCGTACGGCCGGCTCCGGCCTACACCGAGTCGGGCGTCGTCGCCACCGGGCCGGGCAGGTTCATCAAGGAGAGCTGGACGCTCACCTGCGCCCGTCCGTCGGGCGAGATCCTCGAGACGGTGCACGTGACCGTCGACCGGGGCGAGCAGGCCGACGTACGGCTGCAGGAGTGCAAGAAGAGGTTCAACGGCAACGGCCCGAAGAACTGA
- a CDS encoding MurR/RpiR family transcriptional regulator produces the protein MRHAPEPGRSLAVLDAARIVANLRALFDGHRLSPSQRRIARYLLDNAQEAVFFTSADLAERAGVSQPSVTRFAAALGFRGFPEFREALRTSVFGDRQPAATDDRHNEIQELVTSEIRDLERLRDGLADPGQLRRVAGQLAGSSPLLVMGLRISAPLAHLFGYLAEKVLPDVRVLDVPGSIMEDRLSRAAESGAAWVLAIGLPRYPRELEQGLVWARRVRLKIALVTDQPVGRLTDLADEVLLAPVSSGFAFDSHAAATVLCTALLHTMLDTLDAEGQARLEAFDDRAAERQVFLTG, from the coding sequence ATGAGGCACGCTCCGGAGCCCGGCCGGTCGCTCGCCGTGCTGGACGCCGCCCGGATCGTCGCGAACCTGCGCGCGCTCTTCGACGGCCACCGCCTTTCGCCGTCCCAACGCCGGATCGCCCGCTATCTGCTGGACAACGCGCAGGAGGCCGTCTTCTTCACCAGCGCGGACCTCGCCGAGCGCGCCGGCGTCAGCCAGCCGTCGGTCACCCGCTTCGCCGCCGCGCTCGGGTTCCGCGGGTTCCCGGAGTTCCGGGAGGCGCTGCGTACGTCCGTGTTCGGCGACCGGCAGCCGGCCGCGACGGACGACCGCCACAACGAGATCCAGGAGCTGGTCACCTCCGAGATCCGCGACCTCGAACGGCTGCGCGACGGCCTGGCCGACCCCGGGCAGCTCCGGCGGGTGGCGGGTCAACTGGCCGGGTCGAGCCCGCTTCTGGTCATGGGCCTGCGGATCTCCGCGCCGCTGGCGCACCTGTTCGGCTACCTCGCCGAGAAGGTGCTCCCGGACGTACGCGTGCTGGACGTGCCGGGCTCGATCATGGAAGACCGGCTGAGCAGGGCGGCGGAGTCGGGCGCCGCCTGGGTGCTCGCCATCGGCCTGCCCCGCTATCCGCGTGAGCTGGAGCAGGGACTCGTCTGGGCGCGGCGGGTGCGGCTGAAGATCGCCCTCGTCACCGACCAGCCGGTGGGCCGGCTCACCGACCTCGCGGACGAGGTCCTGCTCGCCCCGGTGAGCTCGGGCTTCGCGTTCGACTCCCACGCCGCCGCGACGGTCCTGTGCACCGCCCTGCTGCACACCATGCTGGACACCCTCGATGCCGAGGGGCAGGCCCGGCTGGAGGCGTTCGACGACCGGGCCGCCGAGCGTCAGGTCTTCCTGACCGGCTGA
- a CDS encoding ArsR/SmtB family transcription factor, with protein MGRTPPHPEVSQFDFQQVLEALVDPVRRSIVAQLDASGVDIPCGGFDIPVSKSTATHHFNVLREAGLIRQYYVGTSRMNSLRRAEMDEMFPGLLDALTRQPVRKT; from the coding sequence ATGGGACGTACGCCACCGCATCCAGAGGTGTCACAGTTCGACTTCCAGCAGGTGCTGGAGGCCCTCGTTGATCCGGTGCGCCGGAGCATCGTCGCGCAGCTCGACGCCTCCGGCGTGGACATCCCGTGTGGGGGCTTCGACATCCCGGTCAGCAAGTCCACCGCCACCCACCACTTCAACGTGCTGCGTGAGGCGGGCCTGATCCGGCAGTACTACGTCGGGACGTCGCGGATGAACTCCCTGCGCCGCGCCGAGATGGACGAGATGTTCCCCGGCCTGCTCGACGCCCTGACGCGTCAGCCGGTCAGGAAGACCTGA
- a CDS encoding zinc-dependent alcohol dehydrogenase family protein — protein sequence MSKTVRFHEIGGPEVLRLDDLEPGEPGPGEVRIRVEAIGVNRAEILFRRDRYIEPVKHLPATLGTEAAGVVEALGPEVAGFAEGHAVSVLPGFFSQNDYGVYAEQAIVPASALLSRPDGVDAVTGAAVWMPYLTAYGAMAEVAGMRAGDVAVITAASSSIGLAAIHTANRVGATPIAVTRTRAKSRRLIEEGAAEVVISEEEDVAGRVLELTDGRGAAYVFDAVAGPGVTELARAVVPGGTLVLWGAQSGQPTPYPGFDLGMPALNMRTYTVLEITKDPERMRRAVAFVASGLRTGAFRPVVDRLFPLEEVAQAHRHMETGTQIGKIVLTVRQ from the coding sequence ATGTCGAAGACGGTGCGGTTCCACGAGATCGGCGGGCCCGAGGTGCTGCGGCTGGACGACCTGGAGCCGGGGGAGCCGGGGCCGGGCGAGGTGCGGATCCGGGTGGAGGCGATCGGCGTCAACAGGGCCGAGATCCTGTTCCGCCGCGACCGGTACATCGAGCCGGTGAAGCATCTGCCCGCCACGCTCGGCACCGAGGCGGCCGGTGTGGTGGAGGCGCTCGGCCCGGAGGTGGCCGGGTTCGCGGAGGGCCACGCGGTCAGCGTCCTGCCGGGCTTCTTCTCCCAGAACGACTACGGCGTCTACGCCGAGCAGGCGATCGTGCCGGCGTCCGCGCTCCTGTCCCGTCCCGACGGGGTGGACGCGGTCACCGGTGCGGCCGTGTGGATGCCCTACCTCACGGCCTACGGCGCCATGGCGGAGGTGGCTGGGATGCGGGCGGGCGACGTGGCGGTGATCACCGCGGCGTCCAGCAGCATCGGCCTGGCCGCGATCCACACGGCCAACCGCGTCGGGGCCACGCCGATAGCCGTCACCCGCACCCGTGCCAAGAGCCGGCGGCTGATCGAGGAGGGCGCGGCCGAGGTCGTCATCTCCGAGGAGGAGGACGTCGCAGGGCGGGTGCTTGAGCTGACCGACGGCAGGGGCGCCGCGTACGTCTTCGACGCCGTCGCCGGACCGGGCGTGACGGAACTGGCGAGGGCCGTCGTCCCCGGCGGGACGTTGGTGCTGTGGGGTGCGCAGAGCGGGCAGCCGACGCCCTATCCGGGCTTCGACCTGGGCATGCCCGCGCTGAACATGCGTACGTACACGGTGCTGGAGATCACCAAGGATCCCGAGCGGATGCGCCGCGCCGTCGCCTTCGTGGCCTCGGGCCTGCGCACGGGCGCCTTCCGCCCGGTGGTGGACCGCCTGTTCCCGCTGGAGGAGGTCGCGCAGGCACACCGGCACATGGAGACCGGCACCCAGATCGGCAAGATCGTGCTCACCGTGCGTCAGTGA
- a CDS encoding MBL fold metallo-hydrolase produces MAPGIFAWVQPDGTWWVNNAGAVAGDDGVLIVDTCATEARTRRFLGAVAEATGGAPVRMAVNTHQHGDHCYGNSLLPDDTVVFGHAAMREALLVDPIIDGCPPVWAPVPDWGQVTRRPPTVVFGSELTVHVGTHRVELRHPGHAAHTPGDVVAWLPGERVLFAGDLLFNGLTPMVLMGSVEGALRSLDWLAAFEPEHIVPGHGPLATAAELPEVLAAHERYYRFVLDTARTGRESGLTPLAAAQAADLGEFAGWADAERLVLNLHRAYADAEGGEVDLLAAFGDAMAWHGGPLPTSV; encoded by the coding sequence ATGGCACCAGGGATCTTCGCCTGGGTGCAGCCGGACGGCACGTGGTGGGTGAACAACGCCGGGGCCGTGGCGGGCGACGACGGCGTCCTGATCGTCGACACCTGCGCGACCGAGGCGCGCACCCGGCGGTTCCTCGGCGCGGTCGCCGAGGCGACCGGCGGCGCCCCGGTCAGGATGGCGGTGAACACCCACCAGCACGGGGACCACTGCTACGGAAACAGCCTGCTCCCGGACGACACGGTCGTCTTCGGGCACGCGGCGATGAGAGAGGCGTTGCTCGTCGATCCGATCATCGACGGCTGCCCGCCGGTGTGGGCGCCGGTGCCCGACTGGGGACAGGTGACGCGCCGCCCGCCGACGGTGGTCTTCGGCTCCGAGCTGACCGTGCATGTGGGGACGCACCGCGTCGAGCTGCGGCACCCCGGCCACGCCGCCCACACCCCCGGCGACGTGGTGGCGTGGCTTCCCGGCGAACGCGTGCTGTTCGCGGGAGACCTGCTGTTCAACGGGCTGACCCCGATGGTGCTGATGGGGTCGGTCGAGGGGGCGCTGCGGTCGCTCGACTGGCTGGCGGCCTTCGAGCCGGAGCACATCGTGCCGGGCCACGGCCCGCTCGCCACCGCCGCCGAGCTGCCCGAGGTGCTGGCCGCGCACGAGCGCTACTACCGCTTCGTCCTCGACACCGCCCGGACGGGACGGGAAAGCGGGCTCACCCCGCTCGCCGCCGCGCAGGCCGCCGACCTGGGCGAGTTCGCCGGATGGGCGGACGCCGAGCGCCTGGTGCTCAACCTGCACCGCGCCTACGCCGATGCCGAAGGCGGCGAGGTGGATCTCCTCGCCGCCTTCGGTGACGCGATGGCCTGGCACGGCGGGCCGCTGCCGACCTCGGTCTGA
- a CDS encoding discoidin domain-containing protein, with protein MRHPLTFRRGLSLILAAALALVASVVAGPAYAAPVLLSQGKTATASSAENAGTPASAAVDGDTGTRWSSEFADPQWLQVDLGTSATLSQVVLNWEAAYATAFKIQVSDNAITWTDIYSTTTGTGGTQTLNVTGSGRYVRVYGTARATGWGYSLWEFQVYGTTGTSSGCTAPNAALNRPATTSSTENAGTPASAAVDGDPGTRWSSEAADPQWLQVDLGSARTICKVVLTWETAYATAFKVQVSDNATSWTDIYSTTTGTGGTQTLDVNGTGRYVRMYGTARATGWGYSLWEFAVHADGGGPTDPPPTDPPTDPPTGTPISAYKQVTASSWEGGNAPAAALDGRTTTRWSSEYSDDQWLRVDLGGAAHITGVTLNWESAYATGYRIEVSANGTSWTPIYTTTSGKGGVENLSVTGDGRYVRFVGTARATGYGYSLWEFQVFGTVDTAATTAPLLSPPAKAPATTGQFALSAPADKAMITDTRRPAFSWAAVSGAVRYEVWLNVSRTDYDFTASGNLIDLYTKVAEPTGTTYTPTWDIPDRWTYKWYVVAVSGSGARTTSNIRTFSLYLPDIEQVADGVPIVQGARDLNKNGTIEPYENWRLPIETRVNDLLGRMTPEEKAYQMFYNAQTYPLSGWHFGPALPNDLHAVLLAASGTRLGIPPVSAGDTIAGYQTTYPLQSTLAAGKDYALDYKLGDMQRREELEVGARGVLGPLAEVGTKVLYPRIQEGNGENADVAAAQVRALVAGLQGGPELNPGSVLATVKHWPGEGAGGEAGITYDAVTIKYHMIPFRAAMEAGAVNIMPGYAGSSYLDPGGSGAGDSKPILDYLRDNLGYTGLITTDWLPSTVWVKAANAGSDVMGGADPGAEGFTMATFLANVPMARINDAVTRILRLKFTLGVFERPYGDPVNGPYRFHQPSYVALANQAARESDTLLKNNGVLPLKLKAGDNIVVAGPRATDGTACCIWTSYFHEEYGSKTLLDAVRARAATEGVNVYQDTGPSPKLAIVAVGEPTYTHATAWVKERPQLPADQLAVIQNFKNQGIPVVVVLTLPRPIVISEWNGLADAIVVTYRGGEEVGPATASLLFGDYTPRGRLPWQLPRSLDQILKPGGGDVLEDAVEDWNLPYDLGATAAQRAEIRARIDAGQTVPTTYGDPLYPYGAGLQGWS; from the coding sequence ATGAGACATCCCCTCACGTTCCGGCGCGGGCTCTCCCTGATCCTGGCCGCGGCGCTCGCGCTGGTCGCGAGCGTCGTCGCCGGGCCCGCGTACGCCGCGCCCGTCCTGCTGTCACAGGGCAAGACGGCGACGGCCTCGTCCGCCGAGAACGCCGGGACACCCGCCTCCGCGGCGGTGGACGGCGACACCGGCACCCGCTGGTCCAGCGAGTTCGCCGACCCGCAGTGGCTCCAGGTCGACCTGGGCACCTCGGCGACGCTGAGCCAGGTCGTCCTCAACTGGGAGGCCGCCTACGCCACGGCGTTCAAGATCCAGGTGTCCGACAACGCCATCACCTGGACCGACATCTACAGCACCACCACCGGCACCGGCGGCACACAGACCCTCAACGTGACCGGCTCGGGCCGGTACGTCCGGGTCTACGGCACCGCCCGCGCCACCGGCTGGGGCTACTCACTGTGGGAGTTCCAGGTCTACGGCACGACCGGCACGTCGTCGGGCTGCACCGCCCCCAACGCCGCGCTGAACCGGCCCGCGACCACCTCGTCCACCGAGAACGCCGGGACGCCCGCGTCGGCGGCTGTGGACGGCGACCCCGGCACCCGCTGGTCCAGTGAGGCGGCGGACCCGCAGTGGCTCCAGGTGGACCTCGGCTCGGCCAGGACGATCTGCAAGGTCGTCCTGACCTGGGAGACCGCGTACGCCACCGCCTTCAAGGTCCAGGTGTCCGACAACGCCACCTCCTGGACCGACATCTACAGCACCACCACCGGCACCGGCGGCACACAGACCCTCGACGTCAACGGCACCGGCCGCTACGTCCGTATGTACGGCACCGCCCGCGCCACCGGCTGGGGCTACTCACTGTGGGAGTTCGCCGTCCACGCCGACGGCGGCGGCCCCACCGACCCCCCGCCGACCGACCCGCCGACCGACCCGCCGACGGGCACGCCGATCTCGGCGTACAAGCAGGTGACGGCGTCGTCGTGGGAGGGCGGCAACGCCCCGGCGGCGGCGCTCGACGGGCGGACGACGACCCGCTGGTCGAGTGAATACTCCGACGACCAGTGGCTGCGGGTGGACCTCGGCGGCGCCGCCCACATCACCGGCGTCACGCTCAACTGGGAGTCCGCGTACGCCACCGGCTATCGGATCGAGGTGTCGGCCAACGGCACGTCATGGACGCCGATCTACACCACGACCAGCGGCAAGGGCGGCGTCGAGAACCTGAGCGTCACCGGCGACGGCCGCTACGTCCGCTTCGTCGGCACGGCGCGGGCGACGGGCTACGGCTACTCGCTGTGGGAGTTCCAGGTCTTCGGCACCGTGGACACGGCGGCCACGACCGCTCCCCTGCTGTCCCCGCCTGCCAAGGCCCCGGCTACCACCGGCCAGTTCGCGCTGTCGGCTCCCGCCGACAAGGCCATGATCACCGACACCCGGCGGCCGGCGTTCTCCTGGGCGGCCGTCTCCGGCGCGGTGCGCTACGAGGTCTGGCTGAACGTCAGCCGCACCGACTACGACTTCACCGCCTCGGGCAACCTCATCGACCTCTACACCAAGGTCGCCGAGCCGACCGGCACCACCTACACGCCCACCTGGGACATCCCCGACCGGTGGACGTACAAGTGGTACGTCGTCGCGGTGAGCGGCTCGGGCGCCAGGACGACCTCGAACATCCGCACCTTCAGCCTCTATCTGCCCGACATCGAGCAGGTCGCCGACGGCGTCCCGATCGTCCAGGGCGCCCGTGACCTCAACAAGAACGGCACGATCGAGCCGTACGAGAACTGGCGGCTGCCGATCGAGACCCGCGTCAACGACCTTCTCGGCAGGATGACCCCCGAGGAGAAGGCGTACCAGATGTTCTACAACGCCCAGACCTACCCGCTGTCGGGGTGGCACTTCGGCCCGGCGCTGCCGAACGACCTGCACGCCGTGCTGCTGGCCGCGTCGGGGACCCGGCTGGGCATCCCGCCCGTCTCGGCGGGCGACACCATCGCCGGATATCAGACCACCTATCCGCTGCAGAGCACGCTCGCGGCGGGCAAGGACTACGCGCTCGACTACAAGCTGGGCGACATGCAGCGCCGCGAGGAGCTGGAGGTCGGGGCGCGCGGCGTGCTCGGCCCGCTGGCCGAGGTCGGCACCAAGGTCCTCTACCCCCGCATCCAGGAGGGCAACGGCGAGAACGCCGACGTCGCGGCGGCGCAGGTCCGCGCGCTGGTGGCCGGGCTGCAGGGCGGCCCCGAGCTCAACCCCGGCTCGGTGCTGGCGACCGTCAAGCACTGGCCGGGTGAGGGCGCGGGCGGCGAGGCCGGCATCACCTACGACGCGGTGACGATCAAATATCACATGATCCCGTTCAGGGCCGCGATGGAGGCCGGTGCGGTCAACATCATGCCGGGCTACGCCGGGAGCTCCTACCTCGACCCGGGCGGGTCGGGCGCGGGCGACAGCAAGCCGATCCTCGACTACCTGCGTGACAACCTCGGCTACACCGGTCTCATCACGACCGACTGGCTGCCGTCCACGGTCTGGGTCAAGGCCGCGAACGCCGGCTCGGACGTGATGGGCGGGGCCGACCCCGGCGCAGAGGGGTTCACGATGGCGACCTTCCTCGCCAACGTGCCCATGGCGCGGATCAACGACGCGGTGACCCGGATCCTGCGCCTGAAGTTCACGCTCGGCGTGTTCGAGCGCCCGTACGGCGACCCGGTGAACGGGCCCTACCGGTTCCACCAGCCGTCGTACGTCGCGCTCGCCAACCAGGCCGCCCGGGAGTCCGACACGCTGCTCAAGAACAACGGCGTGCTGCCGCTGAAGCTCAAGGCGGGCGACAACATCGTGGTCGCCGGTCCGCGGGCCACCGACGGCACGGCCTGCTGCATCTGGACGAGCTACTTCCACGAGGAGTACGGCTCGAAGACCCTGCTGGACGCGGTCAGGGCGCGGGCGGCCACCGAGGGCGTCAACGTCTATCAGGACACCGGGCCCTCACCCAAGCTGGCGATCGTGGCCGTCGGCGAGCCGACCTACACGCACGCCACCGCCTGGGTGAAGGAGCGACCCCAGTTGCCCGCCGACCAGCTTGCCGTCATCCAGAACTTCAAGAACCAGGGCATTCCGGTCGTCGTTGTGCTGACCCTTCCCCGGCCCATCGTCATCAGCGAGTGGAACGGCCTGGCCGACGCCATCGTGGTGACGTACCGGGGTGGTGAGGAGGTCGGCCCGGCCACGGCGAGCCTCCTGTTCGGCGACTACACCCCGCGCGGGCGCCTGCCGTGGCAGCTCCCGCGCAGCCTCGACCAGATCCTCAAGCCGGGCGGCGGCGACGTGCTCGAAGACGCGGTCGAAGACTGGAACCTCCCCTACGACCTGGGCGCGACCGCCGCCCAGCGTGCGGAGATCCGGGCCCGCATCGACGCGGGCCAGACCGTCCCCACCACCTACGGCGACCCCCTCTATCCGTACGGAGCCGGCCTGCAGGGCTGGTCGTGA
- a CDS encoding discoidin domain-containing protein: MSKRSTIHPARRALTAVLSALALVVACVVAAAAGSAPATAAPALLSQGKTATASSTENAGTPASAAVDGDTGTRWSSAFSDPQWLQVDLGASATLSQVVLAWEAAYATAFRIQVSDNATTWTDIYSTTTGTGGTQTLNVTGSGRYVRVYGTARATPYGYSLWEFQVYGTTSGTACGTADAAQGRPATASSAENADTPASAAVDGNGATRWSSAFSDPQWLQVDLGSSRTICKVVLTWETAYATAFKIQVSDNATTWTDIYSTTTGTGGTQTLNVTGTGRYVRVYGTARATAWGYSLWSFTVNTTGGSTDPTTDPTTDPTTGPTTPPDAFWGDTSNIPAAQNVVMVKILNRTNGQYPDSQVYWSYNGQVHSIAEQPYFDMPANTAGRMYFYLGSPNSPYYDFIEFTVGPSVFNGNTTRVDAFGLKLAMRLHARDGYDVAVGEDYATFAESRAATFQRFIDEVPAEFKPLAQVEAPYRIPAPGSASIFQPGGAYANYFTGYAAQQGVTATTSQVTGCAGPLSEAPQMCAALNRHVAGLSDAQQSDPSNYYKAAPANYYAKFWHDHAIGKLAYGFPYDDYAGQSSFISHGDPQWLLVAVGW; the protein is encoded by the coding sequence ATGAGCAAGCGTTCGACGATCCATCCCGCGCGACGCGCCCTGACGGCCGTGCTCAGCGCACTGGCCCTGGTCGTGGCCTGCGTCGTCGCGGCGGCGGCCGGATCAGCGCCGGCCACGGCCGCGCCCGCGCTGCTGTCGCAAGGAAAGACCGCGACGGCGTCGTCCACCGAGAACGCCGGCACTCCGGCGTCGGCCGCCGTCGACGGCGACACCGGCACCCGCTGGTCCAGCGCGTTCAGCGACCCGCAGTGGCTCCAGGTCGACCTCGGCGCCTCGGCGACGCTGAGCCAGGTCGTGCTCGCCTGGGAGGCCGCCTACGCCACGGCCTTCAGGATCCAGGTCTCCGACAACGCCACCACCTGGACCGACATCTACTCCACCACCACCGGCACCGGCGGCACACAAACCCTCAACGTGACCGGCTCGGGCCGGTACGTCCGGGTCTACGGCACCGCCCGCGCCACCCCCTACGGCTACTCGCTGTGGGAGTTCCAGGTGTACGGCACGACGTCCGGCACCGCGTGCGGCACGGCCGACGCCGCCCAGGGCAGGCCGGCGACCGCCTCCTCCGCCGAGAACGCCGACACCCCGGCGTCGGCGGCCGTCGACGGCAACGGCGCGACCCGCTGGTCGAGCGCGTTCAGCGACCCGCAGTGGCTCCAGGTGGACCTCGGCTCGTCCAGGACGATCTGCAAGGTCGTCCTGACCTGGGAGACCGCGTACGCCACCGCCTTCAAGATCCAGGTGTCCGACAACGCCACCACCTGGACCGACATCTACAGCACCACCACCGGCACCGGCGGCACACAAACCCTCAACGTGACCGGCACCGGCCGCTACGTCCGCGTGTACGGCACCGCCCGCGCCACCGCCTGGGGCTACTCGCTGTGGAGCTTCACGGTGAACACCACGGGCGGCTCGACCGACCCGACGACCGACCCGACGACCGATCCGACGACCGGCCCGACCACCCCGCCCGACGCCTTCTGGGGCGACACCTCGAACATCCCGGCCGCCCAGAACGTCGTCATGGTCAAGATCCTCAACCGGACCAACGGGCAGTATCCCGACTCGCAGGTCTACTGGAGCTACAACGGCCAGGTCCACTCGATCGCCGAGCAGCCCTACTTCGACATGCCGGCCAACACGGCGGGCCGCATGTACTTCTACCTCGGCTCCCCCAACAGCCCTTACTACGACTTCATCGAGTTCACGGTCGGGCCCTCGGTCTTCAACGGCAACACGACCCGGGTGGACGCGTTCGGCCTGAAGCTCGCGATGCGCCTGCACGCCCGCGACGGCTACGACGTGGCGGTCGGCGAGGACTACGCCACCTTCGCCGAGTCGCGCGCGGCGACGTTCCAGCGGTTCATCGACGAGGTGCCGGCCGAGTTCAAGCCGCTGGCCCAGGTGGAGGCGCCGTACCGCATCCCGGCTCCGGGCAGCGCGTCGATCTTCCAGCCGGGCGGGGCGTACGCGAACTACTTCACCGGCTACGCCGCCCAGCAGGGCGTGACGGCGACGACCTCGCAGGTCACCGGGTGCGCCGGGCCGCTCTCGGAGGCGCCGCAGATGTGCGCGGCGCTCAACCGGCACGTCGCCGGGCTGTCCGACGCCCAGCAGTCGGACCCGTCGAACTACTACAAGGCCGCGCCGGCGAACTACTACGCGAAGTTCTGGCACGACCACGCCATCGGCAAGCTCGCCTACGGCTTCCCGTACGACGACTACGCGGGCCAGTCCTCGTTCATCTCGCACGGCGACCCGCAGTGGCTGCTCGTCGCGGTCGGCTGGTAA
- a CDS encoding MarR family winged helix-turn-helix transcriptional regulator, whose amino-acid sequence MSTSDRQSADGESGPVDFWVAFKRAHEVVRARVIADTAEAAGLSEPDLTILVTLGKAGGALRQSELAASLGWDRTRVSHQLTRMSGRGLVTRERAGGVMVALTDAGRAAINSAHPGLDAAVRRHFTDKLSPQEIETLAAVFDRL is encoded by the coding sequence ATGTCAACATCGGATAGACAGTCCGCCGACGGCGAGTCGGGGCCCGTCGACTTCTGGGTCGCCTTCAAGCGCGCCCATGAGGTCGTCCGGGCCCGGGTGATCGCGGACACCGCCGAGGCGGCAGGCCTGTCCGAGCCGGACCTGACGATCCTCGTCACCCTCGGCAAGGCGGGCGGCGCCCTGCGCCAGAGCGAGCTCGCCGCGTCGCTCGGCTGGGATCGCACCCGCGTCTCCCATCAGCTCACCCGCATGAGCGGCCGCGGACTCGTCACCCGCGAGCGCGCGGGCGGCGTCATGGTCGCCCTCACCGACGCCGGGCGCGCCGCCATCAACTCCGCGCACCCCGGCCTGGACGCCGCCGTCCGGCGCCACTTCACCGACAAGCTCTCCCCACAGGAGATCGAGACGCTGGCCGCCGTGTTCGACCGGCTGTAG